One window of Calypte anna isolate BGI_N300 chromosome 9, bCalAnn1_v1.p, whole genome shotgun sequence genomic DNA carries:
- the LOC115598761 gene encoding uncharacterized protein LOC115598761 translates to MDSMVQLQEEPQLSSAFQHFSIFGQSRPFGLLGPHSAIRENGGFRVVDSSPDRSNIWDPIQRSGKTAASGLSIQVQTVRTLGTPFSDPGKRPLRAGRFKSRPFGLWVPHSAIQENGRFGLVDSSPDRSDFGDPIQPSGKMAASGWYIQVPTVRTFGTPFIDPGKRPFPAGRFKSRPFRLLGPHSAIRKNGRFRVVDSSPNRSDFWDPIQRSGKRPLRAGRFKSRPFGFLGPHSAIRENVRFGLVDSRFVGKGKPVGRLLVVLCVGFHVRVKASQTIRENGRVGLTDSSPNHWDFGDPIQRSGKTAALGSLIQVPTIQTFKTPFSDPGKRPIRTAIQENIRFGLVDSRFVFKRKPAGRLPERSDFSDPIQRSRKTHVSDWYIQAIRENTRFGPVDSRFVEKDKPVGRLPDISDIWGHHSAIRENSSFWLVDSKFVVKGKPVGCNIYPRKELSDIGDPIQSPGKKAASDWNAEPCHSCQPMLDSRFGVSLKVLSGYNHSTICVYGYR, encoded by the exons ATGGACTCCAtggtgcagctgcaggaggagccccagctcagctctgccttccagCACTTCAGCATTTTTGGGCAG tcccgaccgttcggacttttgggaccccattcagcgatccgggaaaacggcgGGTTCAGGGTGGTAGATTCCAG TCCCGATCGCTCAAACATTTGGGACCCC attcagcgatccgggaaaacggccgcttcgggcttgtcgattcaag TCCAGACCGTTCGGACTTTGGGGACCCCATTCAGtgatccgggaaaacggccgcttcgggctggaagattcaag TCTCGACCGTTCGGACTTTGGGtaccccattcagcgatccaggaaaacggccgcttcgggctggtagattcaag tcccGATCGCTCGGACTTcggggaccccattcagccatctgGGAAAATGGCAGCTTCgggctggtatattcaag tcccgaccgttcggacttttgggaccc CATTCATCGATCCGGGAAAACGTCCGTTTCctgctggtagattcaag TCCCGACCGTTtagacttttgggaccccattcagcgatccggaAAAACGGCCGGTTCAGggtggtagattcaag TCCcaaccgttcggacttttgggaccccattcagcgatcaGGAAAACGGCCACTTCGGGCTGgcagattcaag tcccgaccgttcggatttttgggaccccattcagcgatccgggaaaacg TCCGCTTCGGGCTTGTCGATTCAAGGTTTGTTGGAAAaggcaaacccgtaggccgactgttggtggtgctgtgcgTAGGGTTCCATGTtagggttaaggccagccaaa cgatccgggaaaacggccgcgTCGGGCTGAcagattcaag tcccaATCACTGGGACTTcggggaccccattcagcgatccgggaaaacggccgctttgGGCTCGttgattcaag TCCCGACCATTCAGACTTTTAagaccccattcagcgatccgggaaagCGGCCAATTCGgactg cgatccagGAAAACatccgcttcgggctggtagattcaaggtttgtgttTAAACGCAAACCCGcaggccgact tcccGAACGTTCGGACTTTTcggaccccattcagcgatcccGAAAAACACACGTTTCGGACTGGTACATTCAAG cgatccgggaaaacaCGCGATTCGGACcggtagattcaaggtttgtggaaAAAGACAAACCCGTAGGtcgact TCCCGACATTTCGGACATTTGGGGACACCATTCAGCAATCCGggaaaacagcagcttctggCTCGTAGATTCAAAGTTTGTGGTAAAAGGCAAACCCGTCGGTTGTAACATCTACCCACGGAAAG AACTTTCGGACATTGGGGACCCCATTCAGTCACCTGGGAAAAAGGCCGCTTCGGACTG
- the COPS9 gene encoding COP9 signalosome complex subunit 9 yields MKPAVDEMFPEGAGPYVDLDEAGGSTGLLMDLAANEKAVHADFFNDFEDLFDDDDIQ; encoded by the exons ATGAAGCCGGCGGTGGATGAGATGTTCCCTGAGGGAGCGGGGCCCTACGTGGATCTCGATGAG gcagGGGGAAGCACGGGGCTGCTGATGGATTTGGCCGCCAACGAGAAAGCCGTGCACGCCGACTTCTTCAATG ATTTTGAAGATCTCTTTGATGATGATGACATCCAGTGA